The stretch of DNA AATTAAAAGATACAATACATAAACTTTTAATTTTACATGGAGTGAAGTAATGGAATATAAAGATTATGAAGTAATTATAAAGGATCTTTTAAAGAAAAAAAGTAGTGCAACAGATGAAAAAGAAAAAGAAATTTTAAAAAATAAAATAAGAAAATTTTGTTATGAAGCAAATCAGAATTTAACTTCTTGGGATAGAGTTTGTATTGCAAGAAATAAATCACATCCTAAAGCAGAAGATTATATAAAAAGATTATTTTCAAATTTCATTGAATTACATGGAGATCGCTATTATGGAGATGATAAGGCTATAATTTCGGGAATTGGGATGTTTCACGACATTCCTGTTACTATAATAGCACAAGCAAAGGGAAAGACTACAGAAGAAAATATTGAAAGAAATTTTGGAATGAGTAATCCGGAAGGTTATCGTAAAGCAATTAGACTTGCAAAACAGGCGGAAAAATTTAACAGACCAATTATAACTTTTGTTGATACTGCTGGAGCTTACCCAGGAAAAGATGCAGAAGAAAGAGGACAGGCAGAGGCTATTGCTAAATGTTTATTTGAATTTTCGACAATTGAAACACCTATAATATGTGTTGTAATCGGAGAAGGTGGAAGCGGTGGAGCTCTTGCTCTTAGTGTGGGCGATAGTATTATTATGCTTGAAAATTCAATTTATTCTATTTTATCGCCAGAAGGATTCTCATCAATTTTATGGAAAGATGAAACAAAATGTAAAGAAGCTAGTGAAATGATGAAACTTACAGCTTCAGATTTAAGAGATAAAAATATAGTTGATGAAATAATAAGAGAACCTTTTGGTGGAGCACAAAATAATTTTTCCGAAGTGATAAAACTTTTAGATGAATGTATCTATAAAAAAATCAAAGAATTGAGAAAAGTTAGTAAAAGTAGTTTGCTTTCTAATAGATATAAAAAATATAGGAATATTGGAGTTTATTAATGAAAATTTTAGGTTTTGGGAAAGCTGTTCCTAGAAAAATTGTTACAAATGATGATCTTTCAAAATTTGTAGAAACAAGTGATGAGTGGATTTTTCAGAGAACAGGAATAAGAGAACGTAGAATTTCCGATGAAAACACAAGTGAATTGGCATATAGATCAGCTGTTGAAGCAATAGAAAATTCAAATATTGATAAAAATGAAATAGACTTAATTGTTTGCGCAACAATGACTCCTGATAATTTTACTCCTTCAGTAGCATGTATGGTACAAGAAAAGTTGGGACTAGGAGATAATGTTACTGCATTTGATGTAAATGCTGCATGTACAGGTTTTGTATTTGCCTTAAAAATTGTAGCTTCTATGCTTAATACATATCATAAAAAAGCATTAATAATAGGCTGTGAAACACTTAGTAAAATAATAAATTTTGAAGATAGAAATACATGTGTTTTGTTTGGAGATGGAGCCGGAGCAATTGTTGTAGAAAAAGACGAGAAAAATGAGGAATTTTACACTTGTAGTTTAGGAAATGACAAAGATCTCATTGCTGAAAATGTAGAAATGAATTTTGAAATGAAAAACAAAGTTCTTAAATCTGGCTTTTTAAAGATGGATGGTAAAGAAGTATTTAAATTTGCTATAAATGTTGTAGAAAAATCTATAAATAAAATTTTAGATATGAATAATTTAAAAATTGAAGATATTAATTTGATTATTCCACATCAAGCAAATCAGAGAATAATAAATAATGTTGCTAAAAAATTTAATATAAGTAATGATAAGTTTTTTGTTAATTTAGAAAAATACGGCAATACAAGTGCTGCAAGTATCCCAATGGCTCTTTGTGAAGCCTTTGAATCAAAAAAAATTACAAAAGGAGATAAAGTAATTTTAGTTGGCTTTGGTGGAGGATTAACTTGGGGTTCTACAATTATTGAAATATAGGAGAAGATAATGATAAATGAAATATTAGGAATAAAATATCCGATTTTTCAAGGTGCGATGGCAAATATTTCAACTGCAGAATTTGCAGCAGATGTTAGTAATTCGGGTGCTCTTGGAATTATCGGAACTGGTGCAATGGATGCCAAAATGGTAAGGGAGTCTATAAAAAAATGTAAAGAACTTACTGATAAACCTTTTGGAGTTAATGTAATGCTTATGAATCCCTATTGCGATGAAATAATTGAGGTTATTTTAGATGAAAAAGTTGCAGTTGTTACTACAGGAGCAGGAAACCCGGGAGTTTATGTTGAAAAATTAAAAGCTCAAGGAATAAAAGTTATTCCAGTTGTTCCAAGTGTTGCTCTTGCAAGAAGAATGGAAAGTGTCGGTGTTGATGCAGTTATAGTTGAGGGAACCGAATCTGGAGGGCATGTTGGAGAACTTTCAACAATGGCTCTCGTTCCACAGGTAGTTGATGCGATAAATATTCCAGTAATTGCTGCAGGAGGAATTGCTGACGGCAGAGGTTTTAATGCTGCTATAAGTTTGGGAGCAATTGGTGTGCAAGTAGGTACTTGTCTACTAGTTGCTAAAGAATGTCCAGTTCATCAAAATTATAAAAATGCTGTAATTAAAGCAAAAGATATAGACACTGTTGTTACTGGTCGTAGTATAAATACACCGGTTAGAATTTTAAAAAATGATATGAGTAGAAAATTCTTACAATTAGAAAAAGAAGTTTCATCAAGGGAAGAATTAGAAAAGTTAACTTTAGGTTCTTTAAAAAGAGCTGTAATTGAAGGTGATGTTAAAAATGGTTCTGTGATGCTTGGACAAATTTCAGGTATGATAAAAGAAGAAAAAACATTGAAAGAAATTTTTGAAAATATTATGGAAGAAAGCAAAATAGAATTTAAAAGATTAAAAAATTTAATAGGGGGAGACAATGCTTAATTCTATTAAATTAAAAAATAAAATTTTAAAAGTACCAATTATTCAAGGAGGTATGGGAGTTGGAATTTCATTGTCAAATTTAGTAGGTAATGTTATGAGTGAAAATGCTATGGGAGTTTTAAGTTTCGCTCACCCCGGATATAATCGCAACACATTTTTAAAAAATACATCGGAAGATAATTTTATTGCAATGAAAGAGGAAGTTAAAAATGCAAGAAAAATTTCTAATGGGAAAGGACTACTCGGAGTCAATATAATGGTTGCGACATCTGAATATGCACTTTATGTTAAAGAATGTGTAAAGCTCGGTGTTGATGCAATAATTTCAGGAGCAGGACTTCCACTCAATTTACCTGAATTGACTAAAGGAAGTGATGTTCTTATTGCCCCCATAGTTTCAAGTGCAAAGGCTTTAAATCTTATTCTTAGAAGATGGGATCAACATCACAATAAAATCCCCGATTTTGTTGTAATTGAGGGAAGTGAAGCTGGAGGACATCTAGGCTTTAAAAAAGATGATGTTTTAAATGATACTTGTGAAAGTATAGATGAAATTTTGGAACAATGCTTGAAATTAGTTGTTGATTATGAAGAAAAATATAATCAAAAAATTCCAATTTTTGTAGCTGGTGGAATTTTTACAGGAAGGGATATTGCAAAATATGTGAAACAGGGAGCGAGTGGAGTTCAAATAGGAACTAGATTTATTGCGACAGAAGAATGTGATGCTCACGAAAAATATAAAGAGATGTTCGTAAAAGCTAAAAGAGAAGACATCATTATAGTTAAAAGTCCAGCAGGTTTTCCCGGAAGGGCTATAAGAAATAAATTTACAGAAAGATTGGATAAAGATGGAAGAATTCCTGTAAAATATTGTGTTGATTGTATTTTACCATGTAATCCTAAAAACACAGTTTATTGTATAACTGATGCTTTAATAAGAGCAGTAAAAGGAGATGTGGAAAATGGATTAGTATTTTCAGGAACTAATGCTTATAGAATAGATAAAATAACAACTGTTAAAGAATTAATTTCAGAATTGGTTTCTGAAGCAAATAATGAATTGAGGTGATTACATGAAGATAGCATTTTTATTTGCCGGTCAAGGTGCTCAATATGTAGGAATGGGACAAGAATTGTCTGATAGTTCGGTATTTAAAGAAGTATTTGAATATCTACCTTCAAATCTACAAAAGATTTGTTTTGAAGGTCCTGCAGAAGACTTAAATAATACTTTAAATGCCCAACCTTGTATAGTAGCAGTTTCTTTAGGAATAGCAAAAGTTTTAAAAAGTAAAAGTGTTGACTGTGAATATGCAGCGGGCTTAAGTTTAGGAGAATATACAGCTTTAGCCTATAGTGAAGCAATTTCTGTTAAAGATATTTTAGAGCTTGTGAAGAAACGTAGTGAGATTATGTCTAATGCTGTGCCTGAAAATACAGGAATGGCTGCAATTTTTAATTGTGAGGCAAAAATAATTGAAAATGTAATTAAAGATATAGAAAATTTAGAAATTGCAAATTACAATAGTCCTAAACAAATAGTAATTACTGGCAGTATGAATAGTATTGACGAAGCTATTTTGAAATTAAAAGATTTGGGATATAAGTCAAAAAAATTAAATGTAAGTGGGGCTTTTCATTCAAGCTATTTAAAAAATGCTAGTGATGAATTATTTTCTGTATTAAAAGATGTTGAATTTAAAGAACCAAATAAAAAAATAGTTTTTAATACTATTGGGAAGACTTCTAATGAGGATATTAAAATACTTTTGAAAAATCAGATAAAATCAAGTGTAAAATTTATGCAAAGTGTTGAGTTTATGATTGAAAATGGCGTTGATACTTTTGTTGAAATAGGACCTGGAAAAGTTTTGAGTGGATTGGTTAAACAAATTAATCCGGATGTAAATATTTATCCGGTAGAAAGTCTTGAGTCTATAAGAAAGGTGGTTGAGTTATTACATGAATAAAGTTGCATTGATTACAGGAGGAAGTGGAGGAATAGGCAGAGCTATTTCAATCAAACTTGCCGAAGAAGGATATGATGTAGTTATCAACTATCATTCCGATTATGAAAAAGCATTAGAAGTAAAAAAAGTTTGTGAAGAATATAATGTTAAAGTTATGTTATATAAATGTAATATTTCAAAATTTGAAGAAGTTGAAATTATGTTTAAAGAAGTTGTAAAAGAAATGGGAAGAGTCGATGTTTTAGTTAATAATTCCGGAATTACAAGAGATACATTGATTTTAAGAATGAGTGAAGAAGATTTTGACAAAGTAATAGATGTAAATTTAAAGGGCTGTTTTAATTGTATAAAAAATGTTTCAAGAATTATGATGAAACAAAAATCTGGTGTTATTGTAAATATTTCAAGTGTAGTTGGACTTTCCGGAAATATTGGACAAGTTAATTATGCAGCAAGTAAAGCTGGAATTTTAGGAATTACAAAATCTGTTGCAAGAGAATTAGTTTCACTAAATGTAAGATGTAATGCAATAGCTCCAGGTTTTATAGAAACAGAAATGACAGATAAACTTTCAGAAAATGTAAAAGAGGGAATATTAAAATCAATTCCTATGAATAAGATGGGAAGCCCTGAAGATGTAGCAAATTTAGTTAAATTTTTAGTTAGTGATGAATCAAAATATATAACTGGTCAAGTAATCAATGTTGACGGTGGAATGATAATGTAGGTGTGATATGAAAAGAAGAGTTGTTATAAGTGGATTGGGAGTTGTTTCGCCAATCGGAAATGATAAGGAAGAACTTTGGAATTCCATAGAAAATGGAAAATGTGGAATTGATGAAATTACTTTTTTTGATACGAGTGAACACAAGGTAAAACTTGCAGCAGAAGTTAAAGATTTAGATTTTGAAAAGTATTATAATAAACGTGATTTAAAATTTAATGATCGTTTTGTAAAATTTGCAAGAATTGCTACTAAACAAGCCTTTGAAGATTCAAATCTTCAAGATTTTGATAGAGATAGAATGGGAGTAATTTTAGCAAGTGGAATAGGTGGAATAGAAACTATTTCAAATTGTGAAAATGTATTGAATGAAAAAGGGCCTAGTAGAGTTTCTCCGTATTTTATTCCTATGGCGTTGATTAATATTGCAGCAGGAACAGTTGCGATAGATTTAGATGCGAGAGGATATTGTAGTAGTGTTGTTACGGCTTGTGCAGCTGCTACAAATGCAATAGGTGAGGGATTTTTGAAAATTAGAGATGGATATTTAGATATTGTTGTCGCCGGAGGAAGTGAAGCTTCAATTACTTCGCTTGCTGTAGCTGGATTTGCCAGTATGAGAGCTTTAAGTGAAAGTACAGATAAAAATAGAGCGAGTATTCCTTTTGATAAAGAAAGAAATGGGTTTGTAATGGGAGAAGGAAGTGCGGTACTAGTTCTTGAAGAGTTGGAACATGCCTTAAAACGTAATGCAAAAATTTATGCTGAAGTTGTAGGATATGGAAACTCTTGTGATGCTAATCATATAACAGCTCCTTTAAGTGATGGAAGTGGAGCAGGAAAAGCGATGTTAAATGCGATTAATGATGCAGGATTGAATCCAAAAGATATAGAATATATTAATGCTCATGGTACTAGTACACCTTTAAATGATAAGTCAGAAACTTTAGCAATAAAATATGCTTTTGGAGAAAATTATAAAGATGTATTAGTTAGTTCTACAAAATCAGCTACAGGACATTTGCTTGGTGCAAGTGGTGCTGTTGAAGCATTAATCACAACTTTAGCATTAAAAAATTCTTATATTCCTGCAACATTGAATACAAATGAAATTGATGAAGAATGTGATCTGAATATCGTAAAAAATAAAGGATTAGAAAAAAATATAAAATATGCAATGAGTAATTCTTTGGGTTTTGGTGGGCATAATGCCAGTTTAATCTTGAAAAAATGGGAGGACTAGTATGGTTTATAATTCAAATGAAATTCAAGAAATAATACCACATAGATATCCGTTTTTACTAGTAGATAGAATTGACTATATAAATGAAGAAAAGACAGAAATAGTTGGGACAAAATGTGTCAGTGCAAATGAAATGCAATTTATGGGACATTTTCCAAATAAACATGTTATGCCGGGTGTTTTAATTGTCGAAGCTTTGGCACAAACAGGCTGTGTTTTATTGCTTAGTAAAGAAGAAAACAAAAATAAAATTGGTTATTTTGCAGGGATTAATAAAATGAGATTTAAACAAATGGTTTTACCTGGAGATGTACTAACTTTAAAAGTAAAACTTATGAATAACAAAGCAAATATTTACATTGCAGAAGTTTGTGCAACAGTTGAAAATAAAACTGTTTGTAGTGGTGAAATAATCTGTTCAGTTGGAAATTAAAAAACTGATATAAGTATAAGTTATCTTATACTTATATCAGAACTGATTAATTTGATGATTTTTTCTTGTTCTTGGACTATTAAAGCACCGTTGTCCTCAATATCTATCGCTTTTGCAAAGAATTGTCTATCATTTTGAATTACGGTAATATCTTTTCCAAGAACATAAGAATTTTCTTTGTAAAGGTTGAGATAGTTTTTATTATCTATAAAATATAAATCAAAAAAGTTGATTATTTCAGAAATTAATTCATTTCTTGAAATTTTAATATTTGTATTATTTTCAATAGATGTAGCAATGTTTTTTAAACTTGGTGGGAAGTCGAATTCTTTTACATTTATTCCTATTCCAACAATCATATTATCAATTATGTTGGTATTTAGGTTTATTTGGCTTTCACAAAGAATTCCTCCAACTTTTAAATCATTTAAAATTATATCATTGACCCATTTTAGTTTTACATCTAAATTACAAATGGATTTTATTGCTGAAAGAACAGCAACGCTGGTTAAAATTGTTATTTTTAAAGACTCTTCAATTAAACAATTCGGATTAATTAAAATAGACATATATACTCCAGTATCTTTATTAGATATAAATTGCCTATCATTTTTTCCGTAACCATTAGTCTGTTCATTACTTATTACAATGGTACCATAATTTTTTTCGTTTATCTTTGATTTTAAATACTTATTTGTTGAATCAATACTATCAAAAATTTCAATATTATGTTTATACTTTAGATTTTTTTGAATTTCTTGTATATTTAAGTTGTTTTGTAAATTTTTCATATATTAATTATACATAAATTTTAGAAAAAAACAACTATATTGATTTTCTATATTGACTAAAGTAAAATACTGTTATATACTTTTAATATAAGTTAGGAGGGTAAAAATGGCTGAAAGTAACACAAGACAAACGTTAAATGAATTATTAGTAGATTTGTTTAATTTTATATTATATATACAGGAAAAATATATGAAAGAAAAAGGTGTGCCTTTGACAATGTATGAAGTTCATTTGCTTGAAAATGTTTCAAAGATTAAAAATAACACAATAGGTAATATCGCAGATGCTATGTTAGTTACAAAGGGAACTCTTTCAGTTAATGCCAGTAGACTTATAAAAAAGGGATATTTAACAAAATATGTTGATAAAGATGATAGAAGAGTTGTTAGAGTTGAAATAACAGATAAGGCTAAAGAAGTTTTGAAAATACATGATGAATTCCATGAAAATTTAATTGATCGTGCATTAGAGGACTTAAATTTATCAGATAATGAAGTTTTAAATAAAAGTTTTGAATCCATTTTGAATTATTTTAAAACTGAATATAAGAAAATGAGTCAAAAAAATGATGAGCCTAAAGTTAAGGAGACAAAATTTAAAAAGATTAAGAAATTAAATAGGATAAAAGGAAAGATTAAGGATAATATTTAGATGAAAAATAGAGGTTGTTTCGTTACAGCCTCTTTTGTTTTTTTAGTCAAAATATGTTAAAATAATACATGATAATTAATATTTCAGATAGGAGATTTTTATGGTTAGTAAGGAAGAAGTAAAGAAAATTTATTATCTTGCAAACTTGAATGTGAAGGAAGAAGAACTTGATATTATTGCAAAAAAGTTCGACGATGTTCTAGTTTTTGCCAATGAAATTATGGAACTTGATACTTCAGATTGTGAAGCTCTAGAAATTGTTGTTGAACATAACAGTCCTTTGAGAGAAGATATTGTTGAAGAAAGTATTTCAAGGGAAGATGCACTTTTGAATGCAAGTGACAAAGAGTATGGATATTTTAGATTGCAAAGGGTTGTGAAATAATGGATATTTTAAGTATAAGAGAAGATTTTATCAGTGGTAAGGTGGATTTGATTTCATTTTATACTGATGTTATAAAGAGAATTGAAGATAAAAAAGATTTGAATATTTTTCTTGACTTTTCTAAAGAAAAAATTATGGAAAGAGTTGAATTTTTAAATAATAAATTAAAAAATAAAGAAAAATTGGGCTCTCTTTTTGGAGTTTCAGTTTCCGTTAAAGATAATATTTTAGTTAAAGGATATAAGAGTACTTGCGGTTCAAAAATTTTGGAAAATTATTCTCCAATTTTTAATGCTACAATTATTGATAGACTTTTGGAAGAAGACGCTGTTATTCTAGGAAAAGTTAATATGGATGAGTTTGCAATGGGTGGTTCAGGTGAGACTTCTTATTTTGGAGCAACAAAAAATCCACTTGACGAAAGTTTAATTCCTGGCGGCTCATCTTCAGGCTCTGCAAGTAGTGTAAGTGCAGATTTAGCAATGATTAGTTTAGGATCTGATACAGGCGGTTCTGTTAGAAATCCTGCATCTTTTTGTGCTTGTGTAGGATATAAACCTACTTATGGAATGATTTCAAGATATGGAGTTGTTTCTATGGCAAGTAGTTTAGATCAAGTAGGAATTTTATCAAGTGATGTTAAATCAATTTTGCCTGTTTTAAATACAATTGGCGGTTTGGATAAAATGGATGCAGTTACAATGAGAGATGCTGTAGATATTAAGGAAGATAAAGATTTTTCTTTAAAGGGTATTAAAATTGCAACAGTTTCTAATATCGAAAATTATGAAATTGACGAAATTATTTTAAAAGATTATAAAAAGGCGATTGAAAATTTAAAAAATCAAGGCGCTATAATTGAAGAAGTAGACTTTAAATATATTAAACATTCTACAAATGTATATAATGTTATTATGAGCTCTGAAGTTTCAAGTAATATGTCAAGATTTGACGGTATCAGATATGGATATAGAACTGAAAATTACGACTCAACAAGAGAACTTTTTACAAATACTAGAAGTGAAGGTTTTGGAGAAGAAGTTCAAAGAAGAATTGCAATGGGAACTTTCTATCTTGCAAGTTCAAATAATCAAGCTCTTTACAAAAAAGGCTTGGAAGTTAGAGACTTGATAAGTAAAGAGGTAAATAAAGTACTTTCAGAATATGATTTTATTTTAACTCCTACAACAACTTGTCTACCAAGCAAGATTGGAGCAGAAAAGGATAATGCTTTAAAATCTTATGCAGGGGATACTTTTAATGTGCCTGTGAATTTTGCCGGGCTTCCTGCTATTTCCATTCCTTTAAATCTTAAAAAAATTGGTGGAAGTGTTCAATTTATAGGTAAGAGATTTGATGATGAAAGACTATTAAATCTTGCAATGAATTTTGAAAGGGGGCTTTAATATGAGTTTAAAAACAATAATAGGACTTGAAATTCACGTTGAGTTACAAACTGATACAAAAATGTTCTGTGGTTGTAAAAATGAATATGGTTGTCCTCCAAATACTAATGTTTGTCCTATTTGTTTAGGTCATCCGGGAACTCTTCCAAGAATAAATAAGAGAGCGATTGAATATGCAATAATGGCAGGGAATGCTTTTAATTGTGAAATTTCTATGGATATGAAAATGGATAGAAAAAAATATTTTTATCCTGATTTAGTAAAGGGTTATCAAATAACTCAAGAGAGAACTCCTATTTGTAAAAATGGATATATAGAAATTGATACTGAAAATGGAGTAAAAAAACTTAGATTACAAAGAATTCATATTGAAG from Parvimonas micra encodes:
- a CDS encoding acetyl-CoA carboxylase carboxyltransferase subunit alpha — its product is MEYKDYEVIIKDLLKKKSSATDEKEKEILKNKIRKFCYEANQNLTSWDRVCIARNKSHPKAEDYIKRLFSNFIELHGDRYYGDDKAIISGIGMFHDIPVTIIAQAKGKTTEENIERNFGMSNPEGYRKAIRLAKQAEKFNRPIITFVDTAGAYPGKDAEERGQAEAIAKCLFEFSTIETPIICVVIGEGGSGGALALSVGDSIIMLENSIYSILSPEGFSSILWKDETKCKEASEMMKLTASDLRDKNIVDEIIREPFGGAQNNFSEVIKLLDECIYKKIKELRKVSKSSLLSNRYKKYRNIGVY
- a CDS encoding beta-ketoacyl-ACP synthase III, with translation MKILGFGKAVPRKIVTNDDLSKFVETSDEWIFQRTGIRERRISDENTSELAYRSAVEAIENSNIDKNEIDLIVCATMTPDNFTPSVACMVQEKLGLGDNVTAFDVNAACTGFVFALKIVASMLNTYHKKALIIGCETLSKIINFEDRNTCVLFGDGAGAIVVEKDEKNEEFYTCSLGNDKDLIAENVEMNFEMKNKVLKSGFLKMDGKEVFKFAINVVEKSINKILDMNNLKIEDINLIIPHQANQRIINNVAKKFNISNDKFFVNLEKYGNTSAASIPMALCEAFESKKITKGDKVILVGFGGGLTWGSTIIEI
- a CDS encoding DUF561 domain-containing protein; translated protein: MINEILGIKYPIFQGAMANISTAEFAADVSNSGALGIIGTGAMDAKMVRESIKKCKELTDKPFGVNVMLMNPYCDEIIEVILDEKVAVVTTGAGNPGVYVEKLKAQGIKVIPVVPSVALARRMESVGVDAVIVEGTESGGHVGELSTMALVPQVVDAINIPVIAAGGIADGRGFNAAISLGAIGVQVGTCLLVAKECPVHQNYKNAVIKAKDIDTVVTGRSINTPVRILKNDMSRKFLQLEKEVSSREELEKLTLGSLKRAVIEGDVKNGSVMLGQISGMIKEEKTLKEIFENIMEESKIEFKRLKNLIGGDNA
- a CDS encoding NAD(P)H-dependent flavin oxidoreductase, whose translation is MLNSIKLKNKILKVPIIQGGMGVGISLSNLVGNVMSENAMGVLSFAHPGYNRNTFLKNTSEDNFIAMKEEVKNARKISNGKGLLGVNIMVATSEYALYVKECVKLGVDAIISGAGLPLNLPELTKGSDVLIAPIVSSAKALNLILRRWDQHHNKIPDFVVIEGSEAGGHLGFKKDDVLNDTCESIDEILEQCLKLVVDYEEKYNQKIPIFVAGGIFTGRDIAKYVKQGASGVQIGTRFIATEECDAHEKYKEMFVKAKREDIIIVKSPAGFPGRAIRNKFTERLDKDGRIPVKYCVDCILPCNPKNTVYCITDALIRAVKGDVENGLVFSGTNAYRIDKITTVKELISELVSEANNELR
- a CDS encoding ACP S-malonyltransferase, which encodes MKIAFLFAGQGAQYVGMGQELSDSSVFKEVFEYLPSNLQKICFEGPAEDLNNTLNAQPCIVAVSLGIAKVLKSKSVDCEYAAGLSLGEYTALAYSEAISVKDILELVKKRSEIMSNAVPENTGMAAIFNCEAKIIENVIKDIENLEIANYNSPKQIVITGSMNSIDEAILKLKDLGYKSKKLNVSGAFHSSYLKNASDELFSVLKDVEFKEPNKKIVFNTIGKTSNEDIKILLKNQIKSSVKFMQSVEFMIENGVDTFVEIGPGKVLSGLVKQINPDVNIYPVESLESIRKVVELLHE
- the fabG gene encoding 3-oxoacyl-[acyl-carrier-protein] reductase; this translates as MNKVALITGGSGGIGRAISIKLAEEGYDVVINYHSDYEKALEVKKVCEEYNVKVMLYKCNISKFEEVEIMFKEVVKEMGRVDVLVNNSGITRDTLILRMSEEDFDKVIDVNLKGCFNCIKNVSRIMMKQKSGVIVNISSVVGLSGNIGQVNYAASKAGILGITKSVARELVSLNVRCNAIAPGFIETEMTDKLSENVKEGILKSIPMNKMGSPEDVANLVKFLVSDESKYITGQVINVDGGMIM
- the fabF gene encoding beta-ketoacyl-ACP synthase II, yielding MKRRVVISGLGVVSPIGNDKEELWNSIENGKCGIDEITFFDTSEHKVKLAAEVKDLDFEKYYNKRDLKFNDRFVKFARIATKQAFEDSNLQDFDRDRMGVILASGIGGIETISNCENVLNEKGPSRVSPYFIPMALINIAAGTVAIDLDARGYCSSVVTACAAATNAIGEGFLKIRDGYLDIVVAGGSEASITSLAVAGFASMRALSESTDKNRASIPFDKERNGFVMGEGSAVLVLEELEHALKRNAKIYAEVVGYGNSCDANHITAPLSDGSGAGKAMLNAINDAGLNPKDIEYINAHGTSTPLNDKSETLAIKYAFGENYKDVLVSSTKSATGHLLGASGAVEALITTLALKNSYIPATLNTNEIDEECDLNIVKNKGLEKNIKYAMSNSLGFGGHNASLILKKWED
- the fabZ gene encoding 3-hydroxyacyl-ACP dehydratase FabZ, with the protein product MVYNSNEIQEIIPHRYPFLLVDRIDYINEEKTEIVGTKCVSANEMQFMGHFPNKHVMPGVLIVEALAQTGCVLLLSKEENKNKIGYFAGINKMRFKQMVLPGDVLTLKVKLMNNKANIYIAEVCATVENKTVCSGEIICSVGN
- a CDS encoding biotin--[acetyl-CoA-carboxylase] ligase, which translates into the protein MKNLQNNLNIQEIQKNLKYKHNIEIFDSIDSTNKYLKSKINEKNYGTIVISNEQTNGYGKNDRQFISNKDTGVYMSILINPNCLIEESLKITILTSVAVLSAIKSICNLDVKLKWVNDIILNDLKVGGILCESQINLNTNIIDNMIVGIGINVKEFDFPPSLKNIATSIENNTNIKISRNELISEIINFFDLYFIDNKNYLNLYKENSYVLGKDITVIQNDRQFFAKAIDIEDNGALIVQEQEKIIKLISSDISIR
- a CDS encoding MarR family winged helix-turn-helix transcriptional regulator, which codes for MAESNTRQTLNELLVDLFNFILYIQEKYMKEKGVPLTMYEVHLLENVSKIKNNTIGNIADAMLVTKGTLSVNASRLIKKGYLTKYVDKDDRRVVRVEITDKAKEVLKIHDEFHENLIDRALEDLNLSDNEVLNKSFESILNYFKTEYKKMSQKNDEPKVKETKFKKIKKLNRIKGKIKDNI
- the gatC gene encoding Asp-tRNA(Asn)/Glu-tRNA(Gln) amidotransferase subunit GatC, with the translated sequence MVSKEEVKKIYYLANLNVKEEELDIIAKKFDDVLVFANEIMELDTSDCEALEIVVEHNSPLREDIVEESISREDALLNASDKEYGYFRLQRVVK
- the gatA gene encoding Asp-tRNA(Asn)/Glu-tRNA(Gln) amidotransferase subunit GatA is translated as MDILSIREDFISGKVDLISFYTDVIKRIEDKKDLNIFLDFSKEKIMERVEFLNNKLKNKEKLGSLFGVSVSVKDNILVKGYKSTCGSKILENYSPIFNATIIDRLLEEDAVILGKVNMDEFAMGGSGETSYFGATKNPLDESLIPGGSSSGSASSVSADLAMISLGSDTGGSVRNPASFCACVGYKPTYGMISRYGVVSMASSLDQVGILSSDVKSILPVLNTIGGLDKMDAVTMRDAVDIKEDKDFSLKGIKIATVSNIENYEIDEIILKDYKKAIENLKNQGAIIEEVDFKYIKHSTNVYNVIMSSEVSSNMSRFDGIRYGYRTENYDSTRELFTNTRSEGFGEEVQRRIAMGTFYLASSNNQALYKKGLEVRDLISKEVNKVLSEYDFILTPTTTCLPSKIGAEKDNALKSYAGDTFNVPVNFAGLPAISIPLNLKKIGGSVQFIGKRFDDERLLNLAMNFERGL